The genomic interval ATTTTAAATGGCTCCAGAACAGAAACTATCGGCTTTGTGAATGGCGATGCTGCCTCTCCGGTGGTTACTCAAGTACCTAATTTTATCTCTGAAAAATATTCTTTCCGCGATCAGTTAAAAGATAACCTGGGTAAATACATTTCTGTTAACTTAAGCATTCCAATCCTTAACGGATGGCAGACCCGTACTCAGATCAGCCGTTCAATTGTGCTGAGAGAAACTTCTAAGTTAGATGCCCAAAATACCAGGATTCTACTACGTCAAAACATTGAATTAGCCTATAACAATATGCTGGCGGCGGCTGCTTCTTACAATTCTTTCCGTGAGCAGGTAGCTTCATTAGACCTTGCATTTAAGGCTACTGAGAGCCGCTTTAATGTAGGATTGCTAAATTCTGTTGATTATAACCTGGCGAAAGTAAGGCTGGCCGGTGCCCAGGCAAACCTGATACAAGCTAAATATAATTATATTTTCCGGACTAAAATATTAGACTTTTATCAGAATAAACCTTTATCTTTCTAATAAAATCTAACCTCCAATGGCTAAACGCAAAAAATCAAATAAACTGCTTATTATTCTGGGTTCAGTAGTGGTTGTGCTGATTGCTGCCTCGCTTATTGCCAAGCAAGCCGGCTGGATCGGAAAAGAAAAACCGGTTGAGGTAGAAATGGCGAAGGCCAAACGGACAGAAATTATTGAGAAAGTGAGTGCTTCCGGAAAAATTCAGCCAGAAGTGGAAGTAAAAATCAGCCCGGATGTGTCGGGAGAGATTATTGAATTAAAAGTAGCTGAAGGGGATTCTGTTACCAACGGCCAACTGCTGCTGAAGATACGTCCGGATAATTATCTCTCTGCCGTAGACCGTGCTCAGGCTAATATGAATAATAACCGGGCTAACCTGTCACAAACCAGGGCGAGATTATCGCAGGCTAAAGTACAATTGGAACGTTCTAAAATTGAATATGAGCGTAATAAAAAATTATATGACCAGAAGGTAATTTCCGATGCTGACTATGTTACCGCTGAAACCAATTTCAAAGTAGCCCAGGAAGAAGTAACTTCTGCCGAGCAAAATCTGGAAGCAGCTAAATATCTGGTACAGAGTGCAGAAGCTGGTTTACGGGATGCTCAGGAAAACTTAAGGAAAACATCCATATTTTCTCCGGTGAATGGCACTGTTTCTAAACTGAGTGTAGAAAAAGGCGAACGGGTAGTAGGAACTTCACAAATGGCTGGTACAGAAATGTTGCGCCTGGCTAACCTGAATAATATGGAAGTGCTGGTGGATGTGAATGAAAACGATATTGTACGGGTGCAATTAGGTGATACCGCCATTATTGAAGTGGATTCCTATGCTAATATGGACAAGCAGTTTAAAGGGATTGTAACTGAAATTTCTAATACGGCCAAAACAGCCGTTACTCAGGATGCTGTAACAGAATTTGAGGTAAAAGTGCGGATACTTAATGAATCCTATGCCGACCTGGTAAATAAGAAAAGTAAACTTTCTCCTTTCCGTCCGGGTATGACGGCTTCAGTGGATATTATCACTGAACGCAAGGAGAATATATTATCTGTACCATTGGCAGCTGTTACTACCCGTAACCCCAATGCCCCTGTAGGTGGCCCGGAAGGTCCTGGCCAGGGTAATGAACAAGCTACTAATTCCAATACTCCTGCAAAGCAGGTTTCCAATAAAGCCGACGAAACCAAAGAAGTTGTATTTGTTCACAACAATGGTAAGGTAGAAATGCGGGAGGTAAAAACTGGTATCAGCGATTTTGAGAATATTGAAATCATTAGTGGCCTGAAAGAAGGCGATGAGGTAATTTCAGGTCCTTTCCTGGTAGTATCTAAACGGCTGAATAGTGGCGATGCGGTAGCAAAGAAAGAACAGGGTAAAAACGATAATAAAGACAAAGGCAAACCCAGTGCCTAAGTCTAAGGGAAATAAATATTAGTCTGAAATCTGGTTCATTACCAAACTAAAACTAAAACAAACTATCTTTATAAATCCGGCTATAACTATAGCCGGATTTGTTTTTTATCAATACCTAAGTAGGTTGGTGGAAGCAATTTCCAGCTAAGTTCTGTTTAGTAAGCTATAATAAGGAATACACTTTAATCAGCGCTACAATTGTCATAACCAGCCATATGGTGTTCAAAACTGAATTAGCATATGCCTTCTTATAATAGGTATAAATAATCAGCATGAAACAACCAAGTACATTCATAGCTAAATACTCCTTGGATTGACTTAAAATAACATTTAAGCTATTTAAACTATAGGCTAAGAGAGAAAACAAAGCGCCAGTCCAGCCTATTGATTCCAGTATATATCTTCTGTAAAGCATTTTATTGTGCGTTTTAACAAATATAACAGGTTCTTTTAATGCATGAATTGCTAATTTTTCATAGATTAATGCATAAAACGAATTAGTGACTGGTGGACTTACAACAAATCAAATTCTTCCTGGAATTATCCAAGGAATTGCATTTTGGCAATACTTCTGAAAAAGTTTTTATTACACAATCAGCCCTTAGCCGTCAAATAAAGGCGCTGGAAGAAGAATTGGGGGTTACACTTTTTGAGCGTACCAAAAGGAGTGTAAAACTCACTGCCGCCGGGCAATTTCTCAGAGAGAGGTGGCAACGATTAGTGGAGGATATCAATAGTATACATAAGCAGGCTCAGCAAATACATGAAGGCACCTATGGAGCTATTAGTATTGGCTATCCGGGCTCTATTGTATATGGGTTTTTACCAGAACTTTTGATCCATATTCATCAAAACATTCCGCACCTGAAAGTAGAATTAATCGAACCTACCGATATCACCTTCGAACATTTGTTATTGAATTACCAGATGGACCTCGGATTCCGGAGAGAGCCTGGCGTAAATCCCACTTTACGCTCTACCTGCCTGTATTCTGAGAGTTTTGCCTTGATTGTGCCTGCCTCTCATCAATTGAACCAGGAAAACTTTACCAGCTTAGCTGAATTGAAAGATGAAAAGTTTATACTATCTGGTCTGCATCATAATACTTTTTATGTGCAAAGCCTGAATGCCATTTTTCAGGAGTATCAATTTTCTCCTAATGTATATATTGAATCTGATTTTGGAGCTACTATTTTGAGCCTGGTTGCTAGAGGGCTGGGCGTATCCATTCTGCCTGGTTCGTATGCGTTTAGTGCACAACCTGGCATCAGGTTTATTCAACTTCCGCAAAAAGCCAGTTTATATGCGATCTGGCGCAAAGATGACAATAATCCAATGCTAAAAAATGTGATGCATCTGGTGCATCTGGTGAGCGAGAAGTTTAAGTTGCTGGAAGACCAAGTAGTAAATAATTCCTGAAAGTTATAGTATTAGAAGGTGTCAGGGTTTGGCTCCCGTAGCAATCGGCCTGTCAGTCCTGGACCATTCACCCCATGAGCCTACGTATAAACCGGGTATTTCCATGCCTGCGTGATCCATAGCCAGCAATGTATGACAGGCTGTTATTCCTGAACCGCAATGCACAATAACCTGTTTAGCGTTCCGGTTTTCCAGTGCTTGCTTATAGGTATGCTTGAGTTCATCTGGCTTTAGAAAAAATCCATTACTATCTAAATTTTTACTGAAAGGAATATTTACAGCCCCGGGAATGTGGCCGGCAATCAGGTCAATCGGTTCTTTTTCACCCCGGTAACGTTCTGCGTCCCGTACATCAATCACAAGAAAATCTGAATCCTGTACTGCCTTTTCAACCTGATGTATATCAACAGTGGGCAAAAGCCATTCTTTCACAGGATAAATACTTGTAGTGGCTGGTACTTCTTCTCCGGAATAGGTAGGAATACCAGCTGTAATGGCAGCCTGATATCCACCATCCAGTACCTGTACCGCCTGATGCCCTATTGCCCTGAGCATCCACCAGAACCTGGCGGCGGCATTAGCTCCATTCTTATCATCATATACGACCACATGACTATCCGGGCTTATACCAAGCCTTTGTAACAGTTGAGCAAATTGCTCAAGATAAGGAAGCGGATGGCGGCCACCTTGGGCAGGCTCTTTTTTAGGCCGGGCAAGTTCTGTTTCTATATCAACAAACCGGGCACCTGCCAGATGCGAAGCTGCATACGTTTCCTTTACCTGTGGACCTACCCGGGCATCGATGATAACTACTTTTTTTTGCTGCATGAGCGTAGCCAGTTCTGCAGGTTTTATAATCGGTGGTATTTTAGTAGCCATGGTTTCAGAGGTATGAATGCAAGTTAACAAAAGTAATATCGGTGAGACAAACTGGAGATGATTAACTCAAATATTTATTTGAACCTCATTCATACACTTTGTATTTGCTTTCCCCGGTAATAGTTATCAAACAAAAACGCCTGGCTATTAACCAGGCGTTTTTGTTTGGTAATACCGTACTTGTTATAAAGTACGTTTAGTCTCTCTTTGTTCAAAGGCTTCAATAGTATCGCCTGGGTTGATGTCATTAAAGTTTTTAATACTGATACCGCATTCGTAGCCATATTTTACTTCGGATACATCGTCTTTAAAGCGTTTCAGGGCATCAATATCACCAGTATAAACCACAATACCATCCCGTACCACCCGTACCTTATTACTACGCTTGATGGTACCTTCAGTAATATAACAACCGGCAACTGTACCTACTTTGGTAATCTTGAACACATCTCTTACATCGGCATTCCCTACAATCACTTCTTCTACTTTCGGTGCCAGCATACCTTCCATGGCATCTTTTACCTCATTAATGGCATCGTAGATAATTGAATACAAGCGTATTTCAATCTCTTCCTGTTCAGCAAGTCTTCGTGCATTGGTAGAAGGACGAACCTGGAAGCCTACAATAATAGCATCAGAAGCGGATGCAAGCAAGATATCAGATTCAGAGATCTGGCCTACACCTTTGTGAATAATGCGGACTTGTACCTCATTGGTAGATAAATTGAGCAGGGAATCGGAAAGTGCCTCTACTGAACCATCCACGTCACCTTTTACGATCACGTTCAGTTCTTTGAAGCTTCCTATGGCCAGACGTCTGCCAATTTCATCCAGGGTAATGTGCTTTTTAGTCCGGATGGTCTGTTCACGAAGGATCTGTTCCCGTTTGTTTGAAATCTCTCTGGCTTCCCTTTCAGATTCCATTACATTGAACTTATCACCTGCCTGCGGTGCACCCGACAAACCTAATACCTGTACTGGTGTAGAAGGGTCTGCTTTTTTCAGCCGCTGCCCTCTGTGATCTGCCATCGCTTTTACCCGTCCATAATGAGCCCCTGCCAGCAATATATCTCCTATATGTAAAGTTCCGGATTGTACCAGAACAGTAGTTACATACCCACGACCTTTGTCGAGAGAGGCTTCTATTACAGTACCTACCGCATTCTTGTTCGGATTGGCTTTCAGGTCTAATAACTCAGCTTCCAGTAATACTTTTTCAAGCAGTTCAGGAATACCTTTTCCGGTTTTGGCAGAAATCTCTTCACACTGGTATTTACCACCCCACTCTTCCACCAGAATATTTTCCTTGGCGAGTTCTTCCCTGATTTTATCCGGGTTCGCATTCGGTTTATCCACTTTATTAATAGCAATCACAATAGGCACACCGGCTACCAAAGCGTGGTTAATAGCTTCTTTTGTCTGAGGCATCACATTGTCGTCGGCAGCAACTACAATAATTACTACGTCTGTAACTTTAGCACCTCTGGCACGCATGGCTGTAAATGCTTCGTGACCAGGTGTATCTAAGAAGGCAATGCGTTTACCTGTATCTGTGGTAACGTCATAGGCACCAATGTGCTGGGTAATTCCTCCAGCTTCGCCAGCCGTAACTTTAGAGCGCCTGATATAGTCCAGTAAAGATGTTTTACCATGGTCAACGTGACCCATAATAGTAACAATAGGTGCTCTGGGCTGTAAATCTTCATCTTTGTCTACTTCTTCCAGCACCACATCCGCTTCATCTTCTGCTGAAGCAAATTCTACATCGTATCCGAATTCATCCGCAATTACTGTAATAGCTTCTGCATCCAGGCGCTGGTTAATGGAAACGAACATACCCAGATTCATACACACTGAGATTACTTCGTTCACAGATACGCCCATTAAAGAAGCCATATCGTTGGCAGAAATAAACTCTGTTACTTTCAATACTTTCGCACTTTCCTGCTCCTGTAACAAACGTTCCTCTTTGGCAGCAGCGATAGCAGAACGTTTCTGCCCTCTATACTTAGCCCGGTTTGCCTGACCAGCCGGATTCTTATTGCCACTCAGTTTAGCCAGCGTAGCTTTAATCTGATCTTGTATCTGCTTGTCAGAAACTTCTTCTTTTTCAAAAGGCTTACCTACCGGCTTGTTTTGCTGAGCAGGCTTATTCCTGTTGAAATTACCCTGATCCGGACGGTTTCCACCTGTATTTGGCCGGTTGCCGGAATCAGATCTATTCCCACCAAAAGGTGGTTTATTGCCTAATGGCGGACGCTGTGCAGATGGATTTGAACCAGCAGGTGGATTACCAGGTCTTTGCTGAAAAGGAGGTGTATTACCAGTCCTTTGCTGAAAAGGTGGTTTATTTCTGTCGGCTGCCGGAGTATTTTCCTGAGGAGAATCTCCAATACGTACCCGTTTGCGTTTCCTCTTATTTTTCTTTTTATCATCTGCTGAAGCAGCACCAGAAGAAGCGGGCGGAGGTGTAGGACTGCCATTCTTCTTTTTATTTCTATCTCTTTCTACAGGTAATTCTATCTTACCTACTACTGTCAGACCTTTGAGTTGGTCAGCTTTGGCTCGTGTAACCAGTTCGGTTTCTAACTCCTCCTTATAAGGGGGCATATCTGCTTTTGTTTTTTCTACTTGTAATGGTTCTTTAGCCGTTACTTTTTCAGGTACTACAACTTCTGATTCCACTGGTTTAACAGAAACAGAGGGTTGTTGAACTGTGGGCGCAACTTCTTTGACAGGTTCTTCTTTTGGAGGGAGCTGGTTTTCGACTGGTTTTTCAGCAACCGGGGCTGCAACTTCAGGAACTTTCTCTTCCTTGACAGGAGCAGGTGTTTCTGCCGGTTTGTTTTCAATAACTTTATTTTCAACGACTGGTACAGGTTCTGTTTTCTCAACAACTGGCTGTACAGGTTTTTCCTCTACTTTTTTAGGTTCCTCCTGCACAGGCAATGTTACCTTTTGTTGTGGAGCAGCAGGTACTGGAGTAGCCTGAGGCACAACCGGTTTTTTGTTCAGGTCAATATTGCCTACTACCTTTATGCCTGGTAGTTTAGCCTTTATTGTTTCAGGTTCCTCTTTAGTCGGTTTAGTCTCATTCTGGGTTGGTTTAACAGAGGAATCTCTGTCAGATACAGTACTTTTTGTAAAAATGTCTTCTTTTTCAACATGGGTGTTCCCATTCACACCAAGTGTGTCGGTGTGTTTTTTACCGAAATTAAGTCCGGTTGCTTCTTTTTTCTCTAATGCTGAGGATTTAAATTCCTTAGCCAGCATTTCGAATTGTCCATACGTAATCTTTGAATTATGATTATTCTCCACCACAAAACCTTTAGCAGCAAGGTGGTCTACGATCGTAGAAATACCTACGTTCAATTGCCTTGCTACCTGGCCAAGCCTCATCATTTTGTCATCTGCCATATAAAAAATTTATCCTTTTCTGTTTTAGTTACCTGATTTATTAAAGTTATTGAGCCATCAAGAAAGAGCAAAGTAATTACGAAAATTTAAAGAGTAGAAAGGTAGAAGATTTACTTTTATTAATTGAGATTAAGCACAGGTTAATCTTTTAAATCTTGCAATATTCTAATCTGTTAACTTCTTAACAGCTCAATAAGTTAATAACACATAACTCAGCTTTCAAATTCCTGTTTCAGGATCTGAAGTACTTCTTCAATTGTTTCTTCTTCGAGTTCAGTTCTCCGCAAAAGCTCATCTTTTGTAACTGCCAGTACACTTTTAGCAGTATCCAAACCTACTTTGCGCAGTTCATCAATTACCCAGTCATCAATTTCATCATCAAATTCTGACAGGTCAATATCTTCTTCAGCATATTCTTCAGCTTCCCGGAACACATCTATTTCCATACCTACCAGCCTGCCTGCCAGCTTAATATTCTGGCCACCTTTACCAATAGCCAAAGAAACCTGGTCTGGCTTCAGATATACCGATACCCGGTTATCTTCTTCGTCTATCTTCATGCTGCCGATCTTAGCAGGACTCAAAGCCCGGCTGATGTACAACTCCAGATTATCAGTATAATTAATTACATCTATATTCTCATTCTCCAGTTCACGTACAATGCTGTGGATTCTGGAACCTTTCATACCCACACAAGCACCTACCGGATCAATACGGTCATCATATGATTCTACGGCAACTTTGGCTCTTTCGCCTGGTTCCCTCACCACTTTTTTTATAATGATTAAGCCATCATATATCTCTGGTACTTCGTTTTCAAATAATCTTTCCAGGAATGCAGGCGACGTACGCGATAAGATGATGCGTGGTGTACCGTTCACCATTTCTACCCGGTGAACAATCGCTTTAACGGAATCTC from Rhodocytophaga rosea carries:
- the infB gene encoding translation initiation factor IF-2 is translated as MADDKMMRLGQVARQLNVGISTIVDHLAAKGFVVENNHNSKITYGQFEMLAKEFKSSALEKKEATGLNFGKKHTDTLGVNGNTHVEKEDIFTKSTVSDRDSSVKPTQNETKPTKEEPETIKAKLPGIKVVGNIDLNKKPVVPQATPVPAAPQQKVTLPVQEEPKKVEEKPVQPVVEKTEPVPVVENKVIENKPAETPAPVKEEKVPEVAAPVAEKPVENQLPPKEEPVKEVAPTVQQPSVSVKPVESEVVVPEKVTAKEPLQVEKTKADMPPYKEELETELVTRAKADQLKGLTVVGKIELPVERDRNKKKNGSPTPPPASSGAASADDKKKNKRKRKRVRIGDSPQENTPAADRNKPPFQQRTGNTPPFQQRPGNPPAGSNPSAQRPPLGNKPPFGGNRSDSGNRPNTGGNRPDQGNFNRNKPAQQNKPVGKPFEKEEVSDKQIQDQIKATLAKLSGNKNPAGQANRAKYRGQKRSAIAAAKEERLLQEQESAKVLKVTEFISANDMASLMGVSVNEVISVCMNLGMFVSINQRLDAEAITVIADEFGYDVEFASAEDEADVVLEEVDKDEDLQPRAPIVTIMGHVDHGKTSLLDYIRRSKVTAGEAGGITQHIGAYDVTTDTGKRIAFLDTPGHEAFTAMRARGAKVTDVVIIVVAADDNVMPQTKEAINHALVAGVPIVIAINKVDKPNANPDKIREELAKENILVEEWGGKYQCEEISAKTGKGIPELLEKVLLEAELLDLKANPNKNAVGTVIEASLDKGRGYVTTVLVQSGTLHIGDILLAGAHYGRVKAMADHRGQRLKKADPSTPVQVLGLSGAPQAGDKFNVMESEREAREISNKREQILREQTIRTKKHITLDEIGRRLAIGSFKELNVIVKGDVDGSVEALSDSLLNLSTNEVQVRIIHKGVGQISESDILLASASDAIIVGFQVRPSTNARRLAEQEEIEIRLYSIIYDAINEVKDAMEGMLAPKVEEVIVGNADVRDVFKITKVGTVAGCYITEGTIKRSNKVRVVRDGIVVYTGDIDALKRFKDDVSEVKYGYECGISIKNFNDINPGDTIEAFEQRETKRTL
- a CDS encoding sulfurtransferase codes for the protein MATKIPPIIKPAELATLMQQKKVVIIDARVGPQVKETYAASHLAGARFVDIETELARPKKEPAQGGRHPLPYLEQFAQLLQRLGISPDSHVVVYDDKNGANAAARFWWMLRAIGHQAVQVLDGGYQAAITAGIPTYSGEEVPATTSIYPVKEWLLPTVDIHQVEKAVQDSDFLVIDVRDAERYRGEKEPIDLIAGHIPGAVNIPFSKNLDSNGFFLKPDELKHTYKQALENRNAKQVIVHCGSGITACHTLLAMDHAGMEIPGLYVGSWGEWSRTDRPIATGAKP
- a CDS encoding efflux RND transporter periplasmic adaptor subunit, with the translated sequence MAKRKKSNKLLIILGSVVVVLIAASLIAKQAGWIGKEKPVEVEMAKAKRTEIIEKVSASGKIQPEVEVKISPDVSGEIIELKVAEGDSVTNGQLLLKIRPDNYLSAVDRAQANMNNNRANLSQTRARLSQAKVQLERSKIEYERNKKLYDQKVISDADYVTAETNFKVAQEEVTSAEQNLEAAKYLVQSAEAGLRDAQENLRKTSIFSPVNGTVSKLSVEKGERVVGTSQMAGTEMLRLANLNNMEVLVDVNENDIVRVQLGDTAIIEVDSYANMDKQFKGIVTEISNTAKTAVTQDAVTEFEVKVRILNESYADLVNKKSKLSPFRPGMTASVDIITERKENILSVPLAAVTTRNPNAPVGGPEGPGQGNEQATNSNTPAKQVSNKADETKEVVFVHNNGKVEMREVKTGISDFENIEIISGLKEGDEVISGPFLVVSKRLNSGDAVAKKEQGKNDNKDKGKPSA
- a CDS encoding CBU_0592 family membrane protein; translated protein: MLYRRYILESIGWTGALFSLLAYSLNSLNVILSQSKEYLAMNVLGCFMLIIYTYYKKAYANSVLNTIWLVMTIVALIKVYSLL
- the nusA gene encoding transcription termination factor NusA, with the translated sequence MNSRELIESFAEFARLKNIDRPTMIRILEDVFRTMIRKKYGTDENFDVIINVDNGDLEIIRFREIVSDDSEDIWDFDKIPLSEAQKIEADFEEGEEVAEPIVLEDFGRRVVQTARQTLIQKVKDLEKETLFQKYKELVGEIIVAEVYQILGKEILLIDQENNELVLPKSEQIPKDRFRKGDSVKAIVHRVEMVNGTPRIILSRTSPAFLERLFENEVPEIYDGLIIIKKVVREPGERAKVAVESYDDRIDPVGACVGMKGSRIHSIVRELENENIDVINYTDNLELYISRALSPAKIGSMKIDEEDNRVSVYLKPDQVSLAIGKGGQNIKLAGRLVGMEIDVFREAEEYAEEDIDLSEFDDEIDDWVIDELRKVGLDTAKSVLAVTKDELLRRTELEEETIEEVLQILKQEFES
- a CDS encoding LysR family transcriptional regulator, with the translated sequence MDLQQIKFFLELSKELHFGNTSEKVFITQSALSRQIKALEEELGVTLFERTKRSVKLTAAGQFLRERWQRLVEDINSIHKQAQQIHEGTYGAISIGYPGSIVYGFLPELLIHIHQNIPHLKVELIEPTDITFEHLLLNYQMDLGFRREPGVNPTLRSTCLYSESFALIVPASHQLNQENFTSLAELKDEKFILSGLHHNTFYVQSLNAIFQEYQFSPNVYIESDFGATILSLVARGLGVSILPGSYAFSAQPGIRFIQLPQKASLYAIWRKDDNNPMLKNVMHLVHLVSEKFKLLEDQVVNNS